Proteins encoded within one genomic window of Candidatus Nezhaarchaeota archaeon:
- a CDS encoding 30S ribosomal protein S6e, translated as MVVSDPSTGKAQQVTISGPQANALIGLKIGDEIDGTLIGMPGVRLVIRGGSDRSGAPMRADLPGPVKRRLLLSQGPGFRPTRKGLRKRKLVRGNTISEDIVQINVVIKREEGRA; from the coding sequence GTGGTTGTATCCGATCCATCAACTGGGAAGGCTCAGCAGGTAACCATCAGCGGACCTCAGGCAAACGCGTTGATAGGCCTCAAGATAGGGGACGAGATAGATGGCACGTTGATTGGGATGCCTGGAGTAAGGCTCGTAATTAGAGGGGGGAGCGATAGGAGCGGAGCTCCAATGAGAGCTGATCTTCCAGGACCCGTGAAGAGAAGGTTGCTACTAAGTCAAGGTCCAGGGTTTAGGCCAACGAGGAAGGGCTTGAGGAAGAGGAAGCTTGTCAGGGGAAACACGATATCCGAGGACATAGTCCAAATCAATGTGGTCATAAAGCGCGAGGAGGGCCGAGCATGA
- a CDS encoding 50S ribosomal protein L24e, producing MFRAVSCAFCGKSVAPGTGLMYVKSDGTILHFCSSKCRKNMIKLRRDPTKLKWCKKTRKVYR from the coding sequence ATGTTTAGAGCTGTTTCATGTGCGTTCTGTGGAAAGAGCGTTGCTCCTGGTACTGGACTAATGTATGTTAAGAGCGATGGGACCATACTGCACTTCTGCTCAAGTAAGTGCAGGAAGAACATGATCAAGCTGAGGAGGGATCCTACCAAGCTTAAGTGGTGCAAGAAGACTAGGAAGGTGTACAGGTAA
- a CDS encoding 30S ribosomal protein S24e — MMLQYQVKVLRDVENKVLNRRELILHIHHANARTPTRAEVRELVSSMFSAPQNLIVVRNLRTVAGTNVTEAHVHIYSDEETLKEVEPEHVKARNFGKKEKGEKKGEKKEEKKEEKKGRK, encoded by the coding sequence ATGATGCTGCAATACCAAGTTAAGGTCTTGAGGGACGTGGAGAACAAGGTCCTAAACAGAAGGGAGCTCATCCTCCACATACATCACGCTAATGCCAGGACACCGACGAGAGCTGAGGTGAGGGAGCTTGTTTCCTCAATGTTCAGCGCTCCACAGAACCTAATAGTGGTTAGGAACCTAAGGACTGTTGCCGGTACTAACGTTACTGAAGCTCACGTCCACATATACAGTGACGAGGAGACATTGAAGGAAGTTGAGCCAGAACACGTAAAGGCCAGGAACTTCGGAAAGAAAGAGAAGGGGGAGAAGAAAGGGGAGAAGAAAGAAGAGAAGAAGGAGGAGAAGAAAGGACGTAAATGA
- a CDS encoding Lrp/AsnC family transcriptional regulator, with protein MERLDEIDLKILRMLQENARTPFSRIASSIGVSEATVHLRVQKLKRLGVIKGFRAVVDPAKVGKGLTAIVLVRADPMKYKEALKKIALMDDVYEVYDVTGEYYAVLKIRASDRDSLAKIIDKIGEVEGITSTQTMVVLRTIKEEDRIVF; from the coding sequence ATGGAGAGGCTCGACGAGATAGATCTAAAAATCCTAAGGATGCTTCAAGAGAATGCGAGGACTCCGTTCTCCAGGATAGCCTCCAGCATTGGTGTCAGCGAGGCAACGGTCCACCTTAGAGTTCAGAAGCTTAAGAGGCTTGGTGTCATTAAGGGATTTAGAGCCGTCGTGGATCCAGCAAAGGTTGGGAAGGGTCTCACAGCGATAGTCCTAGTGAGAGCCGACCCGATGAAGTACAAGGAGGCCTTGAAGAAGATCGCCTTAATGGACGACGTCTACGAGGTCTACGATGTAACAGGCGAGTACTACGCTGTCTTGAAGATCAGGGCCAGCGATAGAGATAGTCTCGCCAAAATAATAGACAAGATCGGAGAGGTGGAGGGCATCACGTCAACTCAAACCATGGTCGTCCTGCGCACCATAAAGGAAGAGGACAGGATCGTCTTCTAA
- a CDS encoding TatD family hydrolase: protein MDVHCHLHDEAFDHDRDRVVERALKSGIEVIVTSSLSLPDLKKALDVAKIYKNVKVAAGFNPLNLSIEDAEELAHEVKRVRSEIVAVGEVGLDYFSVRGQDREKQVEIFRFWINVASELKLPLIVHSRSAGKYALEVLMREGYDRVLMHAFDGSSGWALKGASKGFLFSIPPSIVRSQQKIKLVKAIPIDCLAVESDAPVLGPEATTRNEPSNVIVAATKIAEIKKIDLTEACEILYSNSKSFFRF from the coding sequence ATTGACGTCCACTGCCACCTCCACGACGAAGCCTTCGATCACGACAGAGATAGGGTTGTTGAGAGAGCTTTGAAGAGTGGCATTGAGGTCATCGTGACCTCGTCCTTAAGCCTACCGGACCTTAAGAAGGCTCTAGACGTAGCTAAGATTTACAAGAACGTTAAGGTAGCTGCTGGCTTCAACCCCCTCAACCTCTCAATCGAGGATGCTGAGGAGCTAGCACATGAAGTGAAGAGGGTGAGGAGCGAAATAGTGGCCGTGGGAGAGGTCGGCTTAGATTACTTCTCAGTGAGAGGTCAGGATCGAGAGAAGCAGGTGGAGATCTTCAGGTTCTGGATAAACGTCGCCTCAGAGCTGAAATTACCGCTAATCGTGCACTCGAGGAGCGCTGGAAAGTATGCGCTCGAGGTGTTAATGAGAGAAGGCTACGACAGGGTTTTAATGCACGCTTTCGACGGCAGCAGTGGGTGGGCTTTGAAGGGGGCATCTAAAGGCTTCCTGTTCTCGATACCGCCATCTATCGTCAGGTCTCAGCAGAAGATCAAGCTCGTAAAAGCGATTCCAATAGATTGCTTAGCTGTTGAAAGCGACGCTCCAGTACTCGGTCCAGAGGCAACTACGAGGAACGAGCCCTCAAACGTGATCGTAGCCGCTACTAAGATAGCTGAGATCAAGAAGATCGACCTAACTGAGGCATGTGAAATACTCTACTCAAACTCCAAGAGCTTCTTTAGGTTTTAA
- a CDS encoding DUF359 domain-containing protein: MRAFKIDEDLRRELSKPWGLVITNDEVKAGKLEEVLNQMSPCMIITVGDVTTNTFLERGIRPRLAIVDMKTLRGPYQADLTKKMKVVREVINPPGHIVSTIVESVERAIDEGGIMLVRGEEDLLVIPSIIASPEGAVIAYGQPGVGVVLIRVDKDKREKARELLRSMREVEIDDAAIPS; this comes from the coding sequence GTGAGGGCGTTTAAGATAGACGAGGACCTTAGGAGGGAGCTGAGCAAGCCTTGGGGGCTCGTGATAACCAACGATGAGGTAAAAGCTGGAAAGCTGGAGGAGGTATTGAATCAAATGAGTCCCTGCATGATAATAACCGTAGGAGATGTGACCACCAACACCTTCCTCGAGAGGGGGATAAGACCGAGATTAGCAATAGTAGACATGAAGACATTGAGGGGTCCTTACCAGGCTGATTTGACTAAGAAAATGAAGGTGGTACGTGAGGTAATCAACCCACCAGGTCACATAGTCTCCACAATCGTGGAGAGTGTAGAGAGGGCTATTGATGAGGGGGGAATCATGCTCGTGAGGGGAGAGGAGGACCTCTTAGTCATTCCATCGATAATTGCATCGCCAGAAGGGGCTGTGATAGCTTACGGCCAGCCGGGTGTCGGAGTAGTGTTGATAAGAGTGGATAAGGATAAGAGGGAGAAGGCTAGGGAGCTGCTGAGGTCCATGAGGGAGGTGGAGATCGATGATGCTGCAATACCAAGTTAA
- the ndk gene encoding nucleoside-diphosphate kinase, with translation MAIERTLIIVKPGAVVRGLVGEVLSRLEKKGLKIVGLKMLKMTREKAEELYSVHKGKHFYEELINYITSAPVVIGVVEGDDAVQVVRRIIGPTNPKEAPPGTIRGDYGLSITQNIIHASDSKESAEREIKIFFDEEELCSYSRADELWL, from the coding sequence ATGGCCATTGAGAGGACCTTGATAATAGTCAAGCCAGGAGCTGTTGTGAGGGGGCTCGTGGGGGAGGTCCTATCAAGGCTTGAGAAGAAAGGGTTGAAGATAGTAGGCTTGAAGATGTTGAAGATGACTAGGGAGAAGGCTGAGGAGCTCTACTCAGTTCATAAGGGCAAGCACTTCTATGAGGAGCTCATCAACTACATCACCTCCGCTCCAGTCGTTATCGGAGTGGTTGAGGGGGATGACGCTGTCCAAGTGGTTAGAAGGATAATAGGTCCAACAAACCCTAAAGAGGCTCCGCCTGGAACCATTAGAGGAGATTATGGACTTTCAATAACCCAGAACATAATTCACGCTTCTGACAGTAAGGAGAGCGCTGAGAGGGAGATCAAGATCTTCTTTGATGAAGAGGAGCTGTGTAGCTACTCAAGAGCTGACGAGCTTTGGCTTTGA
- a CDS encoding DNA-directed RNA polymerase, subunit E'' codes for MSKRATARFKCCLKCKALLASQASVCPNCKSSDFTFDWNGLVVVFDPDTSVIAKVLNITKPGRYAIKCR; via the coding sequence GTGAGTAAGAGGGCTACCGCTAGATTTAAATGTTGCTTAAAGTGCAAGGCTCTTCTCGCAAGCCAAGCAAGCGTGTGCCCTAACTGTAAGTCTAGCGATTTCACCTTTGATTGGAACGGCCTCGTCGTGGTCTTCGATCCTGACACTTCTGTGATAGCCAAGGTCCTAAACATAACGAAGCCTGGCAGGTATGCCATAAAGTGCAGGTGA
- a CDS encoding DNA-directed RNA polymerase: protein MYYLATITDEVRIPPSRFNEKLEDVAFDSLRSIYEGVVIKGLGLIVAILGVKVSPIGKVVPGDGATYHKARFDALVYSPLEGEVVEGEVVEIVDFGAFVRIGPIDGLVHISQVIDDYVSFDKKKGELLCKQTRRKLSRGDSVRARIVTVSMSGMRLNDIKVGLTMRQPFLGKIDWIIEELKKERAATKVKEK from the coding sequence ATGTACTACTTAGCTACGATCACCGATGAAGTTAGGATCCCGCCTAGCCGCTTTAATGAGAAGCTTGAGGACGTTGCCTTTGACAGTTTGAGAAGCATATATGAAGGGGTTGTGATAAAGGGGCTTGGATTGATAGTTGCGATATTAGGGGTCAAGGTCTCCCCTATAGGTAAGGTAGTGCCAGGTGATGGAGCGACGTATCATAAAGCTAGGTTCGATGCCCTTGTTTACTCCCCCCTCGAAGGGGAGGTGGTCGAGGGGGAGGTGGTTGAAATAGTTGACTTTGGGGCATTCGTGAGGATAGGGCCGATTGACGGGTTAGTGCACATATCTCAAGTAATTGACGACTACGTGTCCTTCGATAAGAAGAAGGGCGAGCTGCTATGCAAACAGACTAGGAGGAAGCTGTCGAGAGGCGATAGCGTTAGAGCGAGGATTGTGACCGTTAGCATGAGCGGAATGAGGTTAAATGATATTAAAGTTGGATTGACGATGAGACAACCGTTTTTGGGAAAGATAGATTGGATCATTGAGGAATTAAAGAAGGAGAGGGCTGCGACTAAGGTGAAGGAGAAGTGA
- a CDS encoding Kae1-associated kinase Bud32 — translation MKSIYLGFEGKMIKKGAEAELYLIDFLGIPAILKKRVSKPYRAKELDLLIRRMRTSHEVTMMFHARVCGVPVPAIYDVDPDEGVIIMEYIPGPTLKEMTMKGYDVAPIFKLVGFYVGKMHANNIVHGDLTTANIIVPELEKPFFIDFGLAERTGELEAVGTDVHLMLRALESTHYSKVRELFEAFLEGYRKVMGSKVDSVLRKVQEIRRRGRYVEERRAKVY, via the coding sequence ATGAAGTCGATATACCTTGGATTTGAGGGTAAGATGATAAAGAAGGGGGCTGAAGCGGAGCTCTACTTGATAGACTTCTTGGGCATACCGGCAATACTGAAGAAGAGGGTATCTAAGCCCTATAGAGCCAAGGAGCTTGATTTGCTAATTAGGAGGATGAGGACCTCGCACGAAGTTACAATGATGTTTCACGCTAGAGTATGTGGCGTCCCGGTTCCAGCAATCTACGACGTCGACCCCGATGAGGGAGTAATAATAATGGAGTACATACCTGGACCGACGCTCAAGGAGATGACCATGAAGGGCTACGACGTTGCACCAATATTTAAATTGGTCGGCTTCTACGTGGGGAAGATGCACGCCAACAACATAGTCCACGGAGACCTGACGACTGCAAACATAATAGTACCAGAGCTCGAGAAACCGTTCTTCATCGACTTCGGCTTAGCTGAGAGGACGGGAGAGCTCGAGGCCGTAGGAACGGACGTGCACTTGATGCTGAGGGCACTCGAGAGCACTCACTACAGCAAGGTGAGGGAGCTCTTCGAGGCTTTTTTAGAAGGTTACAGGAAAGTCATGGGGAGTAAGGTTGATAGCGTCTTGAGGAAGGTTCAGGAGATAAGGAGGAGGGGGAGGTACGTCGAGGAGAGGAGAGCTAAGGTTTATTGA
- the kae1 gene encoding KEOPS complex N(6)-L-threonylcarbamoyladenine synthase Kae1 has product MSGGLLARKVIVLGIESTAHTFGCGIVDSNGNILANVNDTYIPTKGGIHPRESAQHHSDVAPRVVREALSQAKLSMEQVDAIAVSLGPGLGPCLRVGATISRALAIAYNKPLVPVNHAVAHIEIARLTTGFKDPLIVFVSGGNTIISAYSDGRYRVFGETLDIALGNLLDTFAREAGLPHPGGPRVEELAKKGEKLLKLPYIVKGQDVSYSGLLTAAIKLLSEGHRVEDLCYSLQEYAFSMLAEVVERALAYTEKKELVLTGGVAANSELQRKLMMVAEEHNAKFGVVPKALSGDNGAMIAWTGVLAYTHGVTIDVEKSYVRPRWRLDEVDIPWI; this is encoded by the coding sequence ATGAGTGGAGGGCTATTGGCACGTAAAGTCATTGTACTAGGCATAGAGTCTACTGCTCACACTTTTGGATGCGGGATCGTAGACTCAAACGGCAACATCTTGGCTAACGTCAACGACACCTACATTCCAACTAAAGGTGGAATACATCCTAGAGAGAGCGCTCAACATCACTCAGACGTGGCTCCGAGAGTGGTAAGGGAAGCCTTAAGTCAAGCGAAGCTTAGCATGGAGCAAGTCGACGCCATAGCAGTCTCCCTAGGACCTGGGCTTGGACCTTGCCTTAGAGTTGGCGCTACGATAAGCAGGGCCTTGGCCATCGCTTACAATAAGCCCCTAGTCCCAGTAAATCATGCAGTAGCTCACATAGAGATAGCTAGGTTAACAACCGGCTTCAAGGACCCGCTCATAGTCTTCGTGTCCGGCGGGAACACAATAATATCAGCCTACTCCGACGGTAGGTACAGAGTGTTCGGAGAGACGCTCGACATAGCTTTGGGGAACCTCCTCGACACCTTTGCTAGAGAAGCTGGTCTCCCACATCCTGGTGGACCGAGAGTAGAGGAGCTAGCGAAGAAGGGAGAGAAGCTGCTTAAGCTGCCCTACATAGTTAAGGGGCAGGACGTATCGTACTCAGGCCTCTTGACAGCTGCAATTAAGCTCTTAAGCGAGGGTCATAGGGTTGAGGACCTATGCTACAGCTTGCAGGAGTACGCATTCTCCATGTTAGCTGAAGTCGTCGAAAGGGCACTCGCATACACAGAGAAGAAGGAGCTAGTCTTAACTGGAGGCGTAGCTGCTAATAGCGAGCTTCAAAGGAAGCTGATGATGGTCGCAGAAGAGCACAACGCGAAGTTCGGGGTCGTGCCCAAAGCCCTCTCAGGGGACAATGGTGCGATGATCGCGTGGACTGGTGTGCTAGCTTACACTCATGGGGTCACGATCGACGTGGAGAAGAGCTACGTGAGACCTCGGTGGAGATTGGATGAAGTCGATATACCTTGGATTTGA